From one Streptomyces mobaraensis genomic stretch:
- a CDS encoding geranylgeranyl reductase family protein: MTDVPAEHTADVIVVGAGPAGSATAYHLARTGLDVLLLEKTAFPREKVCGDGLTPRATKQLIAMGIDISEEAGWLRNKGLRIIAGGNRLQLDWPDLASFPDYGLVRKRDDFDEQLARQAVKAGARLYERCNVGAPVLDERTGRVTGVEAKLGEEKAPVTFHAPLVVAADGNSTRLSVALGLHRRDDRPMGVAVRTYFTSPRHDDDYLESWLELWDRRGAEDRLLPGYGWVFGMGDGTSNVGLGVLNTSASFKELDWREVLKAWCASMPEEWGYTPENMTGPIRGAALPMAFNRQPHYTRGLLLVGDAGGLVNPFNGEGIAYAMESGQIAAEVIVQALGRATPEQRELALRRYPKVLKDTYGGYYTLGRAFVKLIGNPKIMKLATERGLTHPMLMKFTLKLLANLTDPTHGDAMDRVINGLSRIAPKA; the protein is encoded by the coding sequence GTGACCGACGTCCCTGCCGAACACACCGCCGATGTGATCGTGGTCGGGGCCGGCCCCGCCGGCTCCGCCACCGCGTACCACCTGGCCAGGACCGGCCTTGACGTGCTCCTTCTGGAGAAGACGGCGTTCCCGCGCGAGAAGGTCTGCGGCGACGGCCTCACCCCGCGCGCCACCAAGCAGCTCATCGCCATGGGCATCGACATCTCGGAAGAGGCCGGCTGGCTGCGCAACAAGGGCCTGCGCATCATCGCGGGCGGCAACCGGCTCCAGCTCGACTGGCCGGATCTCGCCTCGTTCCCCGACTACGGGCTGGTCCGCAAGCGCGACGACTTCGACGAGCAGCTCGCCCGGCAGGCCGTCAAGGCGGGCGCCCGGCTGTACGAGCGGTGCAACGTCGGCGCGCCGGTCCTCGACGAGCGCACCGGCCGGGTCACCGGCGTGGAGGCGAAGCTGGGCGAGGAGAAGGCGCCGGTCACCTTCCACGCCCCGCTCGTCGTCGCCGCCGACGGCAACTCGACGCGGCTCTCCGTCGCCCTCGGCCTGCACCGCCGTGACGACCGTCCGATGGGCGTGGCCGTCCGTACGTACTTCACCTCCCCGCGCCACGACGACGACTACCTGGAGTCGTGGCTGGAGCTGTGGGACCGGCGCGGCGCCGAGGACCGGCTGCTGCCCGGCTACGGCTGGGTCTTCGGCATGGGCGACGGCACCAGCAACGTCGGTCTCGGCGTCCTCAACACCTCCGCGTCCTTCAAGGAGCTGGACTGGCGCGAGGTGCTGAAGGCGTGGTGCGCCTCCATGCCGGAGGAGTGGGGCTACACGCCGGAGAACATGACCGGCCCGATCCGCGGCGCCGCGCTGCCGATGGCGTTCAACCGCCAGCCGCACTACACGCGCGGCCTGTTGCTGGTGGGGGACGCGGGCGGGCTGGTGAACCCGTTCAACGGCGAGGGCATCGCCTATGCGATGGAATCCGGCCAGATCGCCGCCGAGGTCATCGTCCAGGCCCTCGGCCGGGCCACCCCCGAGCAGCGTGAACTTGCCCTGCGCCGCTACCCGAAGGTGCTCAAGGACACCTACGGCGGCTACTACACGCTCGGGCGCGCCTTCGTGAAGCTCATCGGCAACCCGAAGATCATGAAGCTGGCCACCGAACGCGGCCTGACCCACCCGATGTTGATGAAGTTCACACTGAAGCTGCTGGCGAATCTCACGGATCCGACGCATGGTGATGCCATGGACCGTGTCATCAACGGCCTGAGCAGGATCGCCCCCAAGGCCTGA
- a CDS encoding class I SAM-dependent methyltransferase, producing the protein MSLRSGGEDQLARNQQEFARQASTFEDARLNTAFTMRLRELVEFAAPRPEDVCLEVACGTGLVSRALAGHVRHVTALDATPEMLATGKREADAEGLSQVVYQQGDAARLPFLDASFSLVVTRFSLHHVASPEAVVRELVRVCRPGGRIVVADMVRRPELGGDPDRIERLRDPSHGTMLTVDRITELFTAAGGDVRDTEVIDVQRPLTPWLEQARTPAETAARIESELAEELAGGPVSGMRPVTLDGRLHYTQSWVQLLAVPD; encoded by the coding sequence ATGTCGCTCCGGAGTGGTGGCGAGGACCAGTTAGCGCGTAACCAGCAGGAGTTCGCGCGTCAGGCGAGTACGTTCGAGGACGCGCGGCTGAACACCGCGTTCACCATGCGGTTGCGGGAACTGGTCGAGTTCGCCGCCCCCCGGCCCGAGGACGTCTGTCTGGAGGTCGCCTGCGGCACGGGGCTCGTGTCCCGGGCGCTCGCCGGTCACGTCCGGCATGTGACGGCGCTGGACGCCACCCCCGAGATGCTCGCCACGGGCAAGCGGGAGGCCGACGCCGAGGGGTTGTCCCAGGTCGTCTACCAGCAGGGCGACGCCGCCCGGCTGCCGTTCCTGGACGCCTCGTTCTCCCTGGTCGTCACCCGTTTCTCGCTTCATCACGTGGCCTCCCCGGAGGCCGTCGTCCGGGAGCTGGTGCGGGTCTGCCGGCCCGGCGGGCGCATCGTCGTCGCCGACATGGTCCGCCGCCCCGAGCTGGGCGGCGACCCCGACCGCATCGAGCGGCTGCGCGATCCCTCGCACGGCACGATGCTCACCGTCGACCGGATCACCGAGCTGTTCACCGCCGCCGGCGGTGACGTCCGCGATACCGAAGTCATCGACGTCCAGCGGCCGTTGACGCCATGGCTGGAACAGGCGCGCACGCCGGCGGAGACCGCGGCGCGCATCGAAAGCGAATTGGCCGAGGAATTGGCCGGCGGCCCGGTGTCCGGAATGCGCCCCGTCACTCTCGACGGCAGGTTGCATTACACCCAGAGCTGGGTCCAGCTCCTCGCGGTACCGGACTGA
- a CDS encoding BtrH N-terminal domain-containing protein: MPHTDHTHRLDIDLIPAHTGTTPFGTCYQQCVANLAAWYGLPDAEDVLVTTWGFGWDGGSVLRDGDRWVTAAARLYGLPLRERRFGSYEELRALEKAELAAGRPLAAAVDAYWLPSEYEGVEHLAHCVLLTGRDADGVTIVDPMNRPEPVRYPEERWRTLRSADAADGFRTFLLSGGPTRKPSAHDLARAVSEDRRTHHERDTAALAAYIEACDAAEAGTLDVSGAAAERHFLGRLLRHLADELPQLEPVAVEAASLTRRWYLVHTLSRESGGSPEGRRRLVRMLRDLQGREERLAAHVDEAVAALGA, translated from the coding sequence GTGCCGCATACCGATCACACCCACCGCTTGGACATCGACCTCATACCCGCCCATACCGGCACCACGCCGTTCGGCACCTGCTACCAGCAGTGTGTGGCGAACCTCGCCGCGTGGTACGGACTGCCCGACGCCGAGGACGTCCTCGTCACCACCTGGGGCTTCGGCTGGGACGGCGGAAGTGTCCTGCGGGACGGCGACCGCTGGGTGACGGCGGCCGCCCGCCTCTACGGACTCCCGCTCCGGGAAAGGCGGTTCGGCTCCTACGAGGAGCTCCGCGCCCTGGAGAAGGCCGAACTGGCCGCCGGGCGCCCGCTAGCCGCGGCCGTCGACGCCTACTGGCTGCCCTCGGAGTACGAGGGCGTCGAACACCTCGCCCACTGCGTCCTGCTCACCGGCCGGGACGCGGACGGGGTCACCATCGTCGACCCCATGAACCGCCCGGAGCCCGTCCGGTACCCCGAGGAGCGCTGGCGGACCCTGCGCTCGGCGGACGCGGCCGACGGCTTCCGCACCTTCCTGCTGTCCGGCGGGCCCACCCGCAAGCCGTCCGCCCATGACCTGGCGCGGGCCGTGAGCGAGGACCGGCGCACGCACCACGAGCGGGACACCGCGGCCCTCGCGGCGTACATCGAGGCGTGCGACGCGGCCGAGGCCGGCACCCTCGACGTGAGCGGCGCCGCCGCCGAGCGGCACTTCCTCGGCAGACTCCTCCGCCATCTCGCGGACGAGCTGCCGCAGTTGGAGCCCGTGGCCGTCGAGGCCGCGTCCCTCACCCGGCGCTGGTACCTGGTGCACACGCTGTCCCGCGAGTCCGGCGGATCGCCGGAGGGGCGGCGGCGCCTGGTCCGCATGCTGCGCGACCTCCAGGGGCGCGAGGAACGGCTGGCGGCCCACGTCGACGAAGCCGTCGCCGCCCTGGGCGCGTAG
- a CDS encoding acyl carrier protein: protein MPESATPCEHAVREALAQHSDLGAAAHELPADGDLYAAGLTSLASVRVMLALEERLSVEIPEERIGRALFGSIAHLTGVLDELTGDRDEAVGAGR, encoded by the coding sequence GTGCCCGAAAGCGCAACACCCTGCGAGCACGCCGTCCGTGAGGCGCTCGCCCAGCACTCGGACCTCGGTGCCGCCGCGCACGAGCTGCCCGCCGACGGCGACCTCTACGCCGCCGGGCTCACCTCGCTGGCCTCCGTGCGGGTGATGCTCGCCCTGGAGGAGCGGCTCTCGGTCGAGATCCCCGAGGAGCGCATCGGCCGCGCCCTCTTCGGCTCGATCGCCCATCTCACCGGGGTCCTCGACGAGTTGACCGGTGACCGTGACGAGGCCGTGGGGGCCGGCCGATGA
- a CDS encoding acyl-CoA dehydrogenase family protein — protein MTAPAAERFVLTERQARDAAAAVAKAAAEHAAATDRDAAFPAVGVAALREHGLLSAAVPKEYGGHGLDPRTLTRIGARLAGGCAATAMIWAMHQLQVACLARGAAASPEIAAALADIAERQLLIASITSEVGVGGDMRRSVAAVEPAGDSMVRLTKKATTVSYGEHADGFLVTARSGPDAAPTDQVAVLVMAEHAELERTGDWNPLGMRGTCSPPFTMSATVPAGMVVPEPFGETATRCMVPLSHLLWSGVWTGVAADAVRRAVAYSKIRMRAQLKAGRTQDDPRLGRAYADLRVLQDTVARFADDYAVWDAAQDADTTAMTVRANALKTGVSVDAVRVVEQALEICGMAGYSESGPYSVARHLRDLYSARLMIANGRLELANSELLLLTGDLIQE, from the coding sequence ATGACCGCACCCGCCGCCGAACGCTTCGTCTTGACGGAGCGTCAGGCGCGCGACGCGGCCGCCGCGGTGGCGAAGGCGGCGGCCGAGCACGCCGCCGCCACCGACCGGGACGCGGCCTTCCCGGCCGTCGGCGTCGCCGCCCTCCGCGAGCACGGCCTGCTGTCCGCCGCCGTCCCCAAGGAGTACGGCGGCCACGGTCTCGACCCGCGCACCCTGACCCGGATCGGCGCCCGGCTGGCCGGCGGCTGCGCCGCCACCGCCATGATCTGGGCGATGCACCAGCTCCAGGTGGCCTGCCTGGCCCGCGGCGCCGCGGCCTCGCCGGAGATCGCGGCGGCCCTGGCGGACATCGCCGAGCGGCAGCTGCTGATCGCCTCCATCACCTCCGAGGTGGGCGTCGGCGGCGACATGCGGCGCAGCGTCGCCGCCGTGGAGCCGGCCGGCGACAGCATGGTCCGGCTGACGAAGAAGGCCACCACCGTCTCGTACGGCGAGCACGCCGACGGCTTCCTCGTCACCGCCCGCTCGGGCCCCGACGCGGCCCCGACCGACCAGGTCGCGGTGCTCGTCATGGCCGAGCACGCGGAGCTGGAGCGGACCGGCGACTGGAACCCGCTGGGCATGCGCGGCACGTGCAGCCCGCCGTTCACGATGAGCGCGACCGTGCCCGCAGGCATGGTGGTGCCCGAGCCGTTCGGGGAGACCGCCACCCGCTGCATGGTGCCGCTCTCGCACCTGCTGTGGTCGGGCGTCTGGACGGGCGTCGCCGCGGACGCGGTGCGCCGCGCGGTGGCGTACTCGAAGATCCGGATGCGCGCCCAGCTCAAGGCCGGGCGCACGCAGGACGACCCGCGCCTCGGCCGGGCCTACGCCGACCTGAGGGTGCTCCAGGACACGGTGGCGCGGTTCGCCGACGACTACGCCGTGTGGGACGCCGCCCAGGACGCGGACACCACCGCCATGACCGTCCGGGCCAACGCGCTGAAGACCGGCGTGTCGGTGGACGCGGTACGGGTGGTGGAGCAGGCGCTGGAGATCTGCGGGATGGCCGGCTACAGCGAGTCCGGCCCGTACTCCGTCGCCCGCCACCTGCGGGACCTCTACTCGGCCCGCCTGATGATCGCCAACGGCCGCCTTGAGCTGGCCAATTCCGAACTGCTGCTTCTCACGGGGGACCTGATACAGGAATGA